The Pontibacter pudoricolor genome contains a region encoding:
- a CDS encoding gliding motility-associated C-terminal domain-containing protein, whose amino-acid sequence MQPFLKGSLLPLLVLFFGMWCNSAAAQDCKPVINTPAGTSLCNVNAIVLQSSEAKTYTWSTGETTPSISVTRPGTYWVKTTTAENCEATSETITIAGTPDANLVDPVYPELNFTYCSYAGNTTNFKFILTVENTSTTKETNKEYLINWGDGKSNTYGKNFETASHTYTASGGYDITLIVTGENGCTTTTIKRMFVGSNPGLGISSDGNNTQCAPATYRFKITGVEGNSPETVYTFQFDDGTPAITYKHAELPADRYIEHTFNESSKDTEFGFTLTGFAKNPCSSSRATFSGIRISKGPEADFAVAGGESLCINQPVNLQNLTKSGYDATNNTDNYLSEWTIEPATGWRFVSGTANSKSPKIVFTQPGEYKLILVVKPLDPNTTCALSSKEMEITVSEPPKANFTLQPGSSDNCTPTSFKTQNTSTGDGIGYKWEVSPTKGWSFASGSSATSEHPEFNFTDAGDYTIKLTATNNCAPASIKEEKVTIRSKPVVTLPANAVYCGPQTIAFTPENAAHKPTYDTKSGTITGYKWTVTGGSTTEFTSGNSTSANPTIAFTEAGVYTVSVVAINECGESEPAIQQIRIDALPELKATAATPNICLGGSTTIDVTGADTYTWAPADGLSVTNGNSVTAKPTKTTTYTVTGRNSVTGCISTTTVTVIVNEPPKVEVKADVAEICVGQGQAMLTAAGADRYEWAPATGLSATTGASITATPAQTTTYTVTGFNNETGCSTSKQITIKVNPLPVVSAGADLIVCNKPVATKLQGNPAGGTWSGEHVTADGTFTPPTQTGVITLTYTYTDPKGCSNYSTMQVTVNEAPVADAGEDITVCLNSGSFNLTANLPGGKWSGSELVTASGKFTPSKAGTFTLTYSFGEGSCATSDQVTVTVNELPKAPTVAAPAILCPGFGTTLQVQNPVGKLAWYDAATGGKLLGEGATFETPALQTTTTYYVETTIEGGCTSVRTPVKVTVRPATPAPTVAPVTLCGPGSGATLVAQGNATIYQWFDVAEGGTMLYQGRSFGIAAVNESKTYYVQAVIEGCISPRTAATITVLDVINYNSIEEVAEICAGQAPAELIGSTPIGGESNYTYYWEISTTSATEGFSKIEGATLKDYQPGTLTVPTWFRRVAVSGVCSHVSEPVKVSVTPVIDNNTVTENATYCIGTEAEQLNGSEPTGGTKTYSYLWEMSTTGENGNYTAATGTNTEQNYKPGAIEETTWFRRKVTSGTCQVNISQPVKITIYKPILNNTIVGEQTVCANAIPQVLEGRQPENGDGNYSYRWYMSTDGENFTLATGQNSGINYSVGAITKTTWFKREVTGGPCGASVSNTIKIHVNPVIANNIISKDQVICFGTEATMLSGNPLTGGDENYSYRWLVSTTGADGAYTLAEGENKEPNYTPGKVATTTWYKREVLSGSCVDVSPAIEITVVPLPVAPAVAPVTICENTRATLAVTASGNYNWYISADAENPVYNGRNFETPALTTTTTYYVETVNANGCGSSERTAVTVTVNQNITNNSLIAPTKAICAGQTPDVLSGRRPEGGNILGITYRWEKKTEGVDTEFKTIANATSETFQPTALTKTTWFRRVAISGPCTENVSEAVKVEVLPALENNTLTIAEAICEGETPALLKGSEPTGGDGNYTYSWSFSENGTSFTEIPDSDVKDYRPGQLSKTSWYKRTVISGPCAQIESAAIQVIVHPAIVANSIVASETIVCENGKPGAINGSKHTGGISAFTYIWEVSTDGINYRTAPGVNSNQSYQPAALTEPTWFRRKVTSGKCFDYSVAVKIDVNPVISENTITEEQMVCVGSAPAQLKGSAPSGGDGTYSYEWQSATSNTPAAFAPVASNGKSVNYQPGALSTTTYFRRVVTSGACSHISNVVKVTVSPQITKNTITIDQTIYAGQRPAPLTGSLPAGGNNTYTYLWEVSTDGQNYTTATGLNDGKNFSPGVLNADTWYRRRVYSGGCESISNPVKITITLGISNNNIQANQVICYGNTPKPLKGSTPEGGEGDYIYQWQYKTGEADATWVSAKGASNGIDYAPPALTQDTWFRRVVISGSRSENSQEVMITVKPAMSNNKISTNQTVCYATAPSTLTGSTPTGGSGNYTYLWEYSAEGADNGFTTAPGANNGQNYSPMPLTQKTWFRRIVTSESCDGLVSNAVVININAQPLAPVAQNVTTCSGSSVTLKATGKEGRLEWYASASSGEVLAVGNTFTTPVLTHTTTYYVQEVASSCASDRTAVKVTVMEPSADAGPDKTIIKGRSITLEASGGDSYSWSPAEGLNNPNIANPVATPEKTTTYTVTIATAGGCTFKDEVTITVLPFVEIPNTFTPNRDGINDTWEIANLKKYPNCKVQVFNQWGTMVFTSNGYQASWDGRYNGQELPLATYYYVIQLEPGEKPLTGSITIVK is encoded by the coding sequence ATGCAGCCATTTCTTAAAGGCAGTCTGTTGCCTCTCCTTGTCCTTTTCTTTGGGATGTGGTGCAACAGCGCTGCTGCTCAGGATTGTAAACCAGTCATCAATACTCCTGCAGGAACCTCTCTCTGCAACGTAAATGCTATCGTTTTACAATCTTCTGAAGCTAAAACCTACACCTGGTCAACTGGCGAGACCACTCCCAGCATCAGCGTTACCAGGCCCGGAACCTACTGGGTTAAAACCACTACAGCAGAGAACTGCGAAGCTACTTCTGAAACAATAACTATAGCCGGCACCCCGGACGCAAACCTCGTAGATCCTGTTTACCCGGAACTTAATTTCACTTACTGCAGCTACGCAGGCAATACAACTAATTTTAAGTTTATCTTAACTGTAGAAAACACCTCTACTACCAAAGAAACAAACAAAGAGTATCTGATTAACTGGGGCGATGGCAAGAGCAATACGTATGGCAAAAACTTCGAAACCGCCTCTCACACCTATACAGCTTCCGGCGGATATGACATTACACTAATTGTTACAGGAGAAAATGGCTGCACTACTACCACTATAAAACGCATGTTTGTTGGCAGTAATCCTGGTCTTGGTATTTCCAGCGACGGTAATAACACACAATGTGCGCCGGCAACCTACCGATTTAAAATTACCGGTGTAGAAGGAAACTCACCAGAAACAGTGTACACGTTCCAGTTCGATGATGGCACGCCAGCCATAACCTACAAGCACGCCGAACTGCCAGCCGACCGTTACATTGAGCATACATTCAACGAATCCTCAAAAGACACTGAGTTTGGTTTTACATTAACCGGTTTTGCCAAAAACCCATGTAGCTCATCGCGCGCAACATTCTCAGGTATCCGTATTTCCAAAGGTCCTGAAGCTGATTTTGCTGTTGCCGGTGGAGAGTCTTTGTGCATTAACCAGCCTGTAAACCTGCAAAACCTGACCAAGAGTGGGTACGACGCCACTAACAATACAGATAACTACCTGAGCGAGTGGACCATAGAACCAGCAACAGGATGGCGTTTTGTTTCGGGTACTGCCAACTCTAAGAGCCCTAAAATTGTGTTTACGCAGCCGGGCGAGTATAAGCTTATATTGGTTGTAAAGCCTTTAGACCCGAACACAACTTGCGCACTGAGCTCGAAGGAAATGGAAATTACTGTCAGTGAGCCACCAAAAGCAAACTTCACTTTACAGCCAGGCTCCTCCGACAACTGTACGCCTACGTCATTTAAAACACAGAATACGTCCACAGGAGACGGTATCGGATACAAATGGGAAGTTTCGCCGACAAAAGGCTGGAGCTTTGCGTCAGGCTCCTCTGCTACTTCTGAGCATCCTGAATTCAATTTTACAGACGCTGGCGATTATACGATTAAGCTGACCGCTACCAACAATTGTGCGCCGGCAAGCATTAAAGAAGAAAAGGTAACTATACGTAGTAAACCTGTTGTTACGCTACCTGCAAATGCGGTGTATTGCGGTCCGCAAACTATAGCTTTTACTCCTGAAAACGCTGCACACAAACCAACCTACGATACTAAATCCGGAACTATAACCGGCTACAAATGGACAGTTACGGGCGGAAGCACTACAGAATTCACTTCCGGTAACAGCACATCAGCTAACCCAACTATAGCGTTTACAGAAGCAGGTGTATATACTGTTAGCGTGGTGGCTATAAACGAGTGCGGCGAGTCAGAACCGGCTATACAGCAGATCAGAATCGATGCTTTACCGGAACTGAAAGCTACTGCCGCAACGCCGAATATCTGCCTTGGTGGTAGTACAACTATAGACGTAACCGGTGCCGATACCTATACCTGGGCACCTGCGGATGGCTTAAGCGTAACTAATGGCAACTCGGTTACAGCAAAACCGACCAAAACCACAACGTATACTGTAACCGGCAGAAACAGCGTAACAGGCTGCATCAGCACAACCACTGTTACAGTTATAGTGAATGAGCCGCCAAAAGTAGAAGTAAAAGCTGATGTTGCTGAAATATGCGTTGGACAAGGGCAGGCTATGCTTACAGCAGCAGGCGCAGATCGCTACGAGTGGGCTCCGGCCACGGGCTTAAGCGCTACAACAGGTGCCAGCATAACAGCTACTCCGGCACAAACTACAACCTATACAGTAACCGGTTTTAATAACGAAACAGGCTGCAGCACATCAAAACAAATAACTATAAAAGTAAACCCGCTACCTGTTGTTAGCGCTGGTGCAGATCTTATAGTTTGTAACAAACCGGTAGCGACTAAATTACAAGGCAACCCGGCTGGCGGTACCTGGAGCGGCGAGCATGTAACTGCAGATGGCACCTTTACGCCGCCAACGCAAACAGGAGTTATCACATTAACTTACACATACACCGACCCGAAAGGCTGCAGCAACTATAGCACCATGCAGGTAACTGTAAACGAAGCACCAGTTGCGGATGCCGGTGAGGATATTACGGTTTGCCTGAACAGCGGCAGCTTTAACTTAACTGCTAACTTACCAGGCGGCAAATGGAGCGGATCAGAACTGGTGACAGCAAGCGGAAAGTTTACACCATCTAAAGCGGGAACATTCACCTTGACCTATAGTTTCGGAGAAGGCAGCTGTGCAACATCAGATCAGGTAACGGTTACAGTAAACGAACTTCCAAAGGCTCCGACTGTAGCAGCTCCTGCTATTCTCTGCCCGGGCTTCGGCACAACGCTGCAAGTACAGAATCCGGTTGGAAAACTAGCCTGGTACGATGCTGCAACTGGTGGTAAACTGCTGGGCGAAGGCGCTACATTTGAAACTCCAGCCTTGCAGACAACAACTACCTATTATGTTGAGACAACTATAGAAGGTGGCTGTACCAGCGTACGCACGCCTGTAAAAGTTACAGTTCGCCCGGCAACACCGGCACCTACAGTAGCTCCTGTCACGCTTTGCGGACCGGGCAGCGGTGCAACGTTAGTAGCACAGGGCAATGCCACCATTTACCAGTGGTTTGATGTAGCAGAAGGCGGCACAATGCTTTACCAGGGCAGATCGTTCGGTATTGCAGCTGTAAACGAAAGCAAAACATACTATGTGCAGGCAGTAATCGAAGGCTGCATCAGCCCAAGAACGGCGGCAACTATAACCGTACTGGATGTAATTAATTACAACTCGATAGAAGAAGTTGCTGAGATCTGCGCCGGACAAGCTCCGGCAGAATTAATCGGCTCTACACCAATTGGCGGCGAAAGCAACTATACATACTACTGGGAAATCAGCACAACATCTGCTACAGAAGGCTTCAGCAAAATAGAAGGAGCAACACTAAAAGATTACCAGCCGGGTACACTTACTGTACCAACCTGGTTCCGCAGAGTAGCTGTTTCAGGCGTTTGCTCGCATGTATCGGAGCCGGTTAAAGTAAGTGTAACACCAGTTATTGATAACAATACAGTAACTGAAAATGCAACTTACTGCATCGGCACGGAAGCTGAACAGCTGAACGGAAGCGAACCCACCGGCGGTACCAAAACCTATAGTTACCTGTGGGAGATGAGCACAACTGGCGAGAACGGAAACTATACTGCAGCTACAGGCACAAACACCGAACAGAACTATAAGCCGGGAGCTATAGAAGAAACAACCTGGTTCCGCAGAAAAGTTACGTCCGGTACCTGCCAGGTTAACATCAGCCAGCCGGTAAAGATCACGATCTATAAGCCCATCTTAAACAATACTATAGTTGGGGAGCAAACAGTTTGTGCTAACGCTATTCCGCAAGTGCTGGAAGGAAGACAGCCTGAAAACGGAGATGGCAACTATAGTTACCGCTGGTACATGAGTACCGATGGCGAGAACTTTACACTGGCAACAGGCCAGAACAGCGGCATTAACTATTCTGTGGGTGCTATTACTAAAACCACCTGGTTTAAGCGCGAAGTAACTGGTGGCCCGTGCGGTGCCAGCGTTAGTAACACTATCAAGATTCATGTTAACCCGGTTATCGCCAATAACATCATTTCAAAAGACCAGGTAATCTGTTTTGGCACGGAAGCAACTATGCTGAGCGGCAACCCGCTCACTGGCGGCGATGAAAACTATAGCTATCGCTGGTTAGTGAGCACAACCGGAGCCGATGGCGCTTATACGCTCGCAGAAGGGGAAAACAAGGAACCCAACTATACGCCGGGTAAAGTAGCTACCACCACCTGGTATAAACGCGAAGTTTTATCCGGATCGTGTGTGGATGTATCGCCGGCTATTGAAATAACAGTTGTTCCGCTACCGGTTGCACCTGCTGTAGCTCCTGTTACTATCTGCGAAAACACCAGGGCCACGCTTGCTGTAACGGCATCAGGCAACTATAACTGGTACATTAGTGCAGATGCAGAAAATCCGGTTTATAATGGCCGCAACTTTGAAACTCCGGCACTAACGACTACCACTACTTATTATGTAGAGACGGTTAATGCCAATGGCTGCGGAAGCTCTGAAAGAACAGCTGTTACAGTTACAGTTAACCAAAACATCACCAACAACAGCCTGATAGCTCCAACAAAAGCCATTTGTGCCGGCCAGACTCCGGACGTGCTTTCGGGAAGGCGTCCGGAAGGTGGAAACATACTTGGCATTACGTACCGTTGGGAAAAGAAAACCGAAGGCGTAGATACTGAGTTTAAAACGATAGCCAACGCTACTTCGGAAACGTTTCAGCCAACTGCGCTCACTAAAACTACGTGGTTCCGCCGTGTAGCCATCTCCGGACCATGTACCGAAAATGTGAGTGAAGCTGTGAAAGTAGAAGTACTTCCAGCACTGGAAAACAATACCTTAACTATAGCAGAAGCCATTTGCGAAGGCGAAACTCCGGCACTGCTAAAAGGTTCTGAACCGACCGGTGGCGATGGCAACTATACCTATAGCTGGTCTTTCAGCGAGAATGGCACCTCGTTCACGGAAATCCCGGACAGCGATGTAAAAGATTACCGGCCAGGCCAACTTTCTAAAACTTCCTGGTACAAGCGTACGGTAATTTCCGGCCCATGTGCTCAGATCGAAAGCGCAGCAATACAGGTTATAGTTCATCCGGCTATAGTTGCGAATAGTATAGTTGCATCGGAAACTATAGTTTGCGAAAACGGAAAGCCGGGCGCTATCAATGGTTCTAAGCATACAGGTGGCATCAGTGCCTTTACATACATCTGGGAAGTAAGTACCGATGGCATAAACTATAGAACTGCACCGGGCGTGAACAGCAACCAGTCATATCAGCCGGCAGCTTTAACTGAGCCAACCTGGTTCCGCCGCAAGGTAACGTCAGGCAAATGCTTCGATTATTCAGTAGCCGTTAAGATAGACGTAAATCCGGTTATTTCTGAAAACACGATCACAGAAGAGCAAATGGTCTGCGTTGGATCTGCACCTGCGCAACTGAAAGGTTCTGCTCCGTCAGGTGGTGATGGTACCTATAGTTATGAATGGCAATCTGCTACATCAAACACGCCGGCAGCCTTCGCTCCTGTTGCTTCAAATGGCAAAAGTGTAAACTACCAGCCAGGCGCACTTTCCACTACAACTTATTTCAGAAGAGTAGTTACTTCAGGTGCGTGCTCGCATATATCTAATGTCGTAAAAGTAACAGTATCGCCGCAGATCACGAAGAACACAATAACTATAGACCAGACGATCTATGCAGGTCAGCGCCCGGCACCGTTAACAGGCTCGCTGCCAGCTGGCGGCAACAATACTTATACCTACCTATGGGAAGTCAGTACAGACGGACAGAACTATACCACGGCAACTGGTCTGAATGATGGCAAGAACTTCTCTCCGGGTGTTTTGAATGCTGATACCTGGTACAGAAGACGCGTGTACTCTGGTGGTTGCGAAAGCATCTCGAACCCGGTTAAGATCACGATCACATTAGGTATCTCGAATAACAACATACAGGCCAACCAGGTAATCTGCTATGGCAATACGCCAAAACCATTGAAGGGCTCAACTCCGGAAGGTGGCGAAGGAGATTACATTTACCAATGGCAGTACAAAACCGGAGAAGCGGATGCTACCTGGGTATCAGCGAAGGGCGCCAGCAATGGGATAGATTATGCTCCGCCGGCACTTACACAGGATACCTGGTTCCGCAGGGTTGTCATTTCCGGGTCGCGTTCTGAAAACAGCCAGGAGGTAATGATTACGGTGAAGCCAGCCATGAGCAACAACAAGATCAGCACGAACCAGACAGTGTGTTATGCCACAGCTCCGTCAACCTTAACCGGTTCTACGCCAACAGGCGGCAGCGGCAACTATACGTACCTGTGGGAATACAGTGCTGAAGGGGCAGACAATGGATTTACAACTGCCCCGGGGGCTAACAATGGCCAGAACTATAGCCCGATGCCATTGACGCAGAAAACCTGGTTCCGCAGAATTGTAACATCTGAGTCGTGCGACGGGCTGGTGAGTAACGCAGTAGTAATCAACATAAATGCACAGCCGTTGGCCCCGGTAGCCCAAAATGTTACGACCTGTTCCGGCAGCAGTGTTACGCTGAAAGCAACCGGCAAGGAAGGTAGGCTGGAGTGGTATGCATCGGCAAGCTCAGGTGAGGTACTGGCGGTAGGCAATACTTTTACTACGCCTGTGTTAACACATACTACTACCTATTATGTACAGGAAGTGGCATCGTCATGTGCCAGCGACCGCACAGCAGTTAAGGTAACAGTTATGGAGCCTTCGGCAGATGCCGGCCCTGATAAGACAATTATTAAAGGCAGAAGCATAACCCTGGAAGCAAGCGGTGGTGATAGCTATAGTTGGTCGCCGGCAGAAGGCCTGAACAACCCGAACATAGCTAACCCGGTGGCAACTCCCGAAAAGACAACTACTTACACGGTAACTATAGCTACGGCGGGTGGCTGTACCTTTAAGGATGAAGTAACAATAACGGTGCTGCCTTTTGTAGAGATACCAAATACGTTTACGCCAAACCGTGACGGCATTAACGATACCTGGGAAATTGCCAACCTGAAGAAATACCCGAATTGTAAAGTACAGGTGTTTAACCAGTGGGGCACCATGGTCTTCACATCAAACGGATACCAGGCATCATGGGACGGCCGCTACAACGGGCAGGAATTACCACTGGCTACTTACTACTATGTAATACAGCTGGAGCCAGGCGAAAAACCTTTAACAGGAAGTATAACAATAGTTAAATAA